In Methylosinus sp. C49, one DNA window encodes the following:
- a CDS encoding endo-1,4-beta-xylanase: MKWNRRNVLTSCLGAAAFAATPAAANAATSSSRKAQRRVPYGAALGLADLDSDPRLGAAIAELCSLIVPVDELKWSRLRPNASTFAFERADSLMSFAQRNGLSMRGHTLVWYASMPEWTKAIDTPAKAERALVDHIETVVSRYRGRIRSWDVVNEAIPDVARRPTDRRPSLWFELLGDRHFALAFRTAAAADPQAQLALNEYDVEFGDEHFPAKRAAFRNLVFRLLDAGAPLHAVGLQCHLRGAKAIDRDGLGRFVGELHAAGVKVLITELDVLDNELPPSPLERDQIVARQVGDLLATVTAAGPLDAVLTWGISDRYSWIPYMFPRRDGLPNRPLPLDRDFGRKPFMQTIDRFTGRTA, translated from the coding sequence ATGAAGTGGAACAGACGCAACGTCCTGACCTCCTGCCTCGGAGCCGCGGCATTCGCGGCGACGCCCGCAGCTGCGAATGCGGCGACGTCCTCGTCGAGGAAAGCGCAGCGGCGAGTGCCCTATGGCGCGGCGCTCGGACTGGCCGATCTCGATTCCGATCCGCGCCTCGGGGCGGCGATCGCCGAGCTGTGCAGTTTGATCGTGCCCGTCGACGAGTTGAAATGGAGCAGGTTGCGGCCGAACGCCTCGACCTTCGCTTTCGAGCGCGCCGATTCGCTGATGTCGTTCGCGCAGCGCAACGGGCTCTCCATGCGCGGCCATACGCTCGTCTGGTATGCTTCGATGCCGGAGTGGACGAAGGCGATCGACACGCCGGCGAAAGCGGAGCGCGCGCTCGTCGACCATATCGAAACGGTCGTCTCCCGTTACCGCGGGCGCATCCGTTCGTGGGACGTGGTCAACGAAGCGATTCCAGACGTCGCGCGCCGTCCGACGGATCGTCGCCCATCGCTCTGGTTCGAGCTGCTCGGCGATCGTCACTTCGCGCTCGCGTTTCGGACGGCGGCCGCCGCCGATCCTCAGGCGCAGCTGGCGCTCAACGAATATGACGTCGAATTCGGCGACGAGCATTTTCCGGCGAAGCGGGCGGCGTTCCGCAATCTCGTCTTCCGCCTCTTGGACGCCGGCGCGCCGCTCCATGCGGTGGGCCTGCAATGTCATTTACGCGGGGCGAAGGCGATCGATCGCGACGGTCTCGGGCGCTTCGTCGGCGAGCTCCATGCGGCGGGAGTAAAGGTGCTGATCACGGAGCTCGACGTCCTCGACAACGAGCTGCCGCCGTCTCCCCTCGAGCGAGACCAGATCGTCGCCCGCCAAGTCGGCGATCTTCTCGCTACGGTGACCGCGGCCGGCCCGCTCGACGCCGTGCTCACCTGGGGCATTTCGGATCGCTACAGCTGGATTCCTTATATGTTCCCGCGCCGCGACGGTCTGCCCAACCGGCCGCTTCCGCTCGATCGCGACTTCGGACGCAAACCGTTCATGCAGACGATCGACCGCTTCACCGGCAGGACGGCGTAA
- a CDS encoding glycosyltransferase family 2 protein: MTARSALQINMHPLDARHVAHTLGHELEVWGRQVERVTLTIDTKRSLTGRYRGASYDEYRRQLFDHIETFAARFSNLEIVEVDYSPEAREAVRRRYFDSNADVPEKAYDGGPLHAYFYGLLRADADYILHMDSDMLFGGGSQAWLDEAIGWLERTPDALFASPLPGPPTVDGSLADLHRYFPGSDALPRPTRLAADYPAYGFHSVSTRIFVLDQRRFDARVGALEIVRPSAKRRLRARIYRQSPLSLPAEELFTAAMRRHGLRRIDFLGSGKGMYSLHPPYRSEAFYRELPNLIARIVAGDIPDAQRGDYDVNSSMIDWSDALREKTRARRLYRAIRDLVRP, translated from the coding sequence ATGACCGCTCGATCAGCTCTGCAAATCAATATGCATCCGCTCGATGCTCGCCATGTGGCGCACACGCTCGGACACGAGCTCGAGGTCTGGGGCCGTCAGGTCGAGCGTGTCACACTGACCATCGACACGAAGCGCAGTCTCACTGGCCGTTACCGCGGCGCGAGCTATGACGAGTATCGTAGACAGCTTTTCGATCATATCGAGACATTCGCGGCGCGTTTTTCCAATCTCGAGATCGTGGAGGTCGACTATTCTCCCGAGGCGCGCGAGGCCGTACGGCGGCGCTATTTTGATTCCAACGCGGACGTCCCGGAAAAAGCTTATGATGGCGGGCCGCTACACGCCTATTTCTACGGCCTGCTCCGCGCGGATGCCGATTATATCCTGCATATGGACAGCGACATGCTGTTTGGTGGGGGAAGCCAGGCCTGGCTCGACGAAGCCATCGGCTGGCTCGAGCGGACGCCCGATGCGCTATTCGCCAGTCCATTGCCCGGACCGCCGACGGTCGACGGCTCGCTCGCCGATCTGCATCGCTATTTTCCCGGAAGCGACGCGCTGCCGAGGCCGACGCGCCTTGCCGCCGATTACCCTGCCTATGGTTTCCATAGCGTGAGCACGCGCATTTTCGTTCTCGACCAGCGACGCTTCGATGCGCGCGTCGGCGCGCTCGAGATCGTGCGGCCGAGCGCGAAGCGTCGGCTTCGAGCGCGGATCTACCGCCAATCGCCGCTGTCACTGCCGGCAGAGGAGCTCTTTACCGCGGCCATGAGGCGCCACGGACTGCGCCGCATCGACTTTCTCGGATCGGGAAAGGGCATGTATTCGCTGCATCCCCCCTATCGTTCGGAAGCCTTCTATCGAGAGCTGCCGAACCTCATCGCCCGCATCGTCGCCGGCGATATTCCGGATGCGCAGAGGGGGGATTACGACGTCAATTCGAGCATGATCGATTGGAGCGACGCGCTCCGGGAGAAAACGAGAGCGCGGCGTCTCTATCGCGCGATCCGCGATCTGGTTCGCCCCTGA
- the gspD gene encoding type II secretion system secretin GspD, with product MTRVFRFRTAHPGTLLFLIAVLLQACSSSEQLMGIGPGDSVDVARMKDFSAYFPTTSSGGSRLDKSAARPALYPGAADASPKRSSGEAPTDPGVTSRGDEIEMNFEQAEIQAVAKALLGDALGLDFTIDSRVHGAITIVSAGPIPKKDVLSTFENAIRMSNAALLREGRIIRIVPLSEANGAGTTAIGSVQPGYGVTIIPLHNTSAVTLAKTAENFLARAGAIRADAARNLLLVHGTSSERQAVVDMASGFDVEWLRNRSVGIYPLKSTSPDNIIRELERIFDTGETGQGAGTIAFQPMPRMNAVLIVTRNRQLLERATLWLRRLDRSDVSGSTVRVYQLVNGNATRIAKILNEIFVGKGAGQATDSAASQLAPGTNAAQTKLDQLSTGSSFSGNGSASATGSQNGANGQQSAAGSGGGNPISAAFGNFAEQKNAENEEKSNGVGVSGSLPKGVFQNMRITADNANNSIVVYSSQDDYLVVERSLRALDKPQMQVSIEATVAEVTLNDDLQYGVQYYLGNSSRANGSLTNATTAAATSSSSTTSSTTDVVSNLVLQRVLPGFNLLLGPETQPHVVLNALTTLTSVKVLSSPSLVVSDNQPALLQVGQQVPISTGSATVLSTSNTIVNSIQMRDTGVILKVWPHVHANGVVQLEVEQEISNPVSSSLTPTISQRRVHSTVSVRSGQTVLLGGLISEQENNVKDGIPGLRHLTYLGDLFGSTTRNKDRSEIIIFIKPRIIRDSLDAQGVAEEFRSRLDMMRSAPLVVTGNDATRIRK from the coding sequence GTGACGCGAGTTTTTCGGTTTCGGACGGCGCATCCCGGGACGCTTCTGTTCCTGATCGCGGTCTTGTTGCAGGCCTGCTCTTCCTCCGAGCAATTGATGGGGATCGGTCCCGGCGACAGCGTCGATGTCGCCCGCATGAAGGACTTCTCCGCCTATTTTCCGACGACGAGCTCTGGCGGCTCGCGGCTCGACAAGAGCGCCGCCAGACCCGCTCTCTATCCTGGCGCGGCGGACGCTTCGCCAAAGCGCTCATCGGGCGAGGCGCCGACGGATCCCGGCGTGACGTCGCGCGGCGATGAAATAGAAATGAATTTCGAGCAGGCGGAAATTCAGGCGGTCGCCAAAGCGCTGCTCGGCGACGCGCTCGGCCTCGACTTCACCATCGATTCGCGCGTCCATGGCGCGATCACCATTGTTTCGGCGGGCCCCATCCCGAAAAAAGACGTTCTGTCCACATTCGAAAATGCAATCCGCATGTCCAACGCCGCGCTTCTCCGCGAGGGCCGGATCATTCGCATCGTTCCGCTTTCGGAAGCGAATGGAGCAGGGACGACCGCGATCGGTTCCGTGCAGCCGGGCTATGGCGTCACAATCATCCCGCTGCACAACACCTCGGCCGTCACGCTCGCCAAAACGGCGGAGAATTTTCTCGCGCGCGCCGGCGCCATCCGCGCCGACGCCGCGCGCAATCTTCTTCTCGTTCATGGAACTTCGAGTGAACGCCAAGCCGTCGTCGACATGGCCTCCGGTTTCGACGTCGAATGGCTGCGCAATCGTTCGGTCGGCATATATCCGCTGAAATCCACCTCTCCCGACAATATCATCCGTGAGCTCGAGCGAATATTCGACACGGGCGAAACCGGCCAGGGCGCCGGAACGATCGCCTTTCAGCCCATGCCCCGGATGAACGCCGTTCTCATCGTGACCCGCAATCGCCAGCTTCTCGAACGCGCGACCCTATGGCTGCGGAGGCTCGATCGATCGGATGTGAGCGGATCGACGGTGCGCGTCTATCAGCTCGTCAATGGCAATGCGACGCGCATCGCAAAGATCTTGAACGAGATATTCGTCGGCAAGGGCGCGGGCCAGGCGACGGATTCCGCTGCGAGCCAGCTCGCGCCTGGAACCAACGCCGCCCAAACCAAGCTCGATCAGCTTTCGACCGGCAGCAGCTTCTCGGGAAACGGAAGCGCTTCGGCGACTGGCTCACAGAATGGCGCGAACGGACAACAGTCCGCCGCCGGCTCCGGCGGAGGCAATCCGATCTCGGCGGCCTTCGGCAATTTCGCCGAGCAGAAGAATGCCGAAAATGAAGAGAAAAGCAATGGCGTCGGCGTCTCCGGCTCGCTGCCGAAGGGCGTATTCCAAAACATGCGCATCACGGCCGACAACGCCAACAATTCCATTGTCGTCTACTCGAGCCAAGACGACTATCTCGTCGTCGAGCGGTCGTTGCGCGCGCTCGACAAGCCGCAGATGCAGGTTTCGATCGAGGCGACGGTCGCGGAAGTGACGCTGAACGACGATCTGCAATATGGCGTGCAATATTATCTCGGAAACTCTTCGAGAGCCAATGGTTCATTGACGAACGCGACGACCGCCGCCGCGACCTCCTCGTCCTCCACCACCTCCTCCACGACGGATGTCGTATCGAACCTCGTCCTTCAACGCGTGCTGCCGGGCTTCAATTTGCTGCTGGGACCAGAGACGCAGCCTCATGTGGTGCTGAACGCCTTGACGACGCTGACCAGCGTCAAAGTGCTGTCCTCGCCCTCGCTCGTCGTATCGGACAATCAGCCGGCGCTTCTGCAAGTGGGCCAGCAAGTCCCGATTTCGACCGGATCGGCGACGGTGCTGTCGACTTCCAACACCATCGTCAACTCGATTCAAATGCGTGACACCGGCGTCATTCTGAAAGTGTGGCCACATGTGCACGCCAATGGCGTTGTCCAGCTCGAGGTCGAGCAAGAAATCTCCAATCCAGTGAGCTCGAGTCTAACTCCGACGATCTCACAGCGGCGCGTGCATTCGACGGTCTCGGTCCGAAGCGGGCAGACAGTTCTGCTCGGCGGCCTGATCAGCGAACAGGAGAATAACGTCAAGGACGGCATTCCTGGCCTTCGGCATCTCACCTATCTCGGCGATCTGTTCGGCAGCACGACCCGGAACAAGGATCGTTCCGAAATCATCATTTTCATCAAGCCCCGCATCATTCGTGACTCACTGGACGCTCAAGGCGTCGCCGAGGAGTTCCGTTCGCGCCTCGATATGATGCGGAGCGCGCCTTTGGTGGTGACTGGCAATGATGCGACGAGAATTCGCAAGTGA
- a CDS encoding oligosaccharide flippase family protein, with translation MLFRHTSHYLTASAVSGIFGFLSAVAFTRLLDPAEYGVYVVGVSVGGFVSAVLFTWVRYSAMRFQSEGDGVDVRATSLAAYGLSAAVAPVAVAGVAYFSGLSPARAACALVFSLGLSLFELGQELLKSRLQTRAYVLSSILRSVAAFGLCLVVTGLGGGGVGQLAMAAAAYFVAIAYSTPAIWTRPIAPIDRSKLKTFLRLGAPITISGFVFTFHSSLDRLFVAWSLGDSAAGLYGASADLIRQIILIPSSAVAAAAIPLAVRALSEGDEDAARLHLEESGELLLAILLPVSIGAALTSPHLASFLLGPAFRETAATIMPILAFAWLFSSISNSYVHISFHLAKRPELTIAHGAATLAVNICSLWPLTAAFGLPGAAISLVLAEGVGLLVAFAMTRHAHPMPLLLGPLLRVISASAIMTLAVLAVETLLPGRSGVSFTVLAASGALAYGIAALWLDIAGARSLALGALSRQRLNLLRAR, from the coding sequence ATGCTGTTTCGCCATACGTCGCACTATCTGACTGCGAGCGCCGTCTCGGGAATATTCGGCTTTCTGAGCGCCGTCGCCTTCACGCGCTTGCTCGATCCCGCCGAATATGGCGTCTATGTGGTCGGCGTCAGCGTCGGCGGCTTCGTTTCCGCGGTGCTGTTCACCTGGGTGCGCTATTCGGCCATGCGCTTTCAGTCCGAGGGGGATGGCGTCGACGTCCGCGCGACCTCGTTGGCCGCGTATGGTCTTTCGGCGGCCGTGGCGCCCGTGGCGGTCGCCGGCGTCGCCTATTTTTCCGGGCTGTCCCCGGCGCGCGCGGCCTGCGCGCTGGTGTTTTCGCTGGGCCTCAGCCTGTTCGAGCTCGGCCAGGAATTATTGAAGTCGCGGTTGCAGACGAGAGCCTATGTCCTCTCCTCGATATTGCGTTCGGTCGCAGCCTTCGGGCTCTGCCTCGTCGTGACCGGGCTCGGCGGCGGCGGCGTTGGTCAGCTGGCAATGGCCGCCGCGGCCTATTTCGTGGCGATCGCCTATTCGACGCCAGCGATCTGGACGCGGCCGATCGCGCCGATCGATCGCTCGAAGCTGAAGACCTTCCTTCGTCTCGGAGCTCCGATCACGATTTCCGGCTTCGTCTTCACCTTCCACAGCTCGCTCGATCGGCTGTTCGTGGCATGGTCGCTAGGCGATAGCGCCGCGGGCCTCTATGGCGCCTCGGCGGATCTCATCCGCCAGATCATCCTCATCCCCTCCAGCGCCGTCGCGGCGGCGGCCATCCCTCTCGCGGTGCGCGCGCTCTCCGAGGGAGACGAGGACGCCGCGCGTCTTCACCTCGAGGAATCCGGGGAACTTCTGCTCGCTATCTTGCTGCCCGTGTCGATAGGCGCGGCGTTGACAAGCCCTCATCTCGCTTCGTTTCTGCTCGGGCCGGCCTTTCGCGAGACTGCAGCGACGATCATGCCGATCCTGGCCTTCGCCTGGCTGTTCTCGTCGATCTCGAATTCATATGTCCACATCAGCTTTCACCTCGCCAAGCGTCCGGAGCTGACGATCGCTCACGGGGCGGCGACGCTCGCTGTCAACATCTGCTCCCTTTGGCCGCTGACCGCGGCCTTCGGACTGCCCGGCGCGGCGATTTCTCTCGTGCTGGCGGAGGGCGTCGGATTACTCGTCGCCTTCGCGATGACACGCCATGCCCATCCGATGCCGTTGCTCTTAGGCCCGCTGCTACGGGTCATCTCCGCCAGCGCAATCATGACGTTAGCGGTGCTCGCGGTCGAGACATTGCTACCCGGTCGAAGCGGCGTGTCTTTCACTGTGCTGGCAGCGAGCGGGGCCCTCGCCTATGGCATTGCCGCTCTGTGGCTCGACATAGCCGGAGCTAGGTCGCTCGCCCTGGGCGCGCTGAGCAGACAGCGCCTCAATCTGCTGCGGGCGAGATAA